Proteins encoded by one window of Lutibacter sp. A64:
- the gldC gene encoding gliding motility protein GldC yields MAVKHTSKIEFTVGLDENKVPEKLHWNAEEGGITNEEAKALMISVWDPNTKDTLRMDLWTKDMPIDEMKQFFHQTLVSMANTFENATNDDKMAATMRDFCDYFAEKLELKK; encoded by the coding sequence ATGGCAGTAAAACATACATCAAAAATAGAATTTACAGTTGGCTTAGATGAAAATAAAGTTCCTGAAAAACTACATTGGAACGCAGAAGAAGGTGGTATTACCAATGAAGAGGCAAAAGCTTTAATGATTTCTGTTTGGGATCCAAATACTAAAGATACTTTAAGAATGGATTTATGGACAAAAGATATGCCGATTGATGAAATGAAACAGTTTTTTCATCAAACTTTGGTTTCTATGGCTAATACTTTTGAAAATGCTACAAATGATGATAAAATGGCTGCAACTATGCGTGATTTTTGCGATTATTTTGCTGAAAAATTAGAATTGAAGAAGTAG
- the nadE gene encoding NAD(+) synthase, with the protein MNTEKVVEHIVNWLKEYATNAKVNGFVIGISGGIDSAVTSKLCAKTGFPVLCVEMPIHQGENQVSRAKEHILHLKDNFKNVSSTVVNLTTSFEEFKSVVPTIEDTATVNMSLANTRARLRMTTLYYFAGLYGYLVAGTGNKVEDFGVGFFTKYGDGGVDLSPIADLMKSEVYKIAKFLEVPASIQKAAPTDGLFGDSRTDEDQIGASYNELEWAMNQAELGKTVNDFEGREKEVFTIYKSRNTANKHKMVAIPVCEIPKELK; encoded by the coding sequence ATGAATACAGAGAAAGTTGTTGAACATATTGTTAACTGGTTAAAAGAATACGCAACAAATGCAAAAGTAAACGGATTTGTAATTGGAATTTCTGGAGGAATAGACTCTGCAGTTACATCTAAACTATGCGCAAAAACCGGATTTCCTGTTTTATGTGTTGAAATGCCAATTCACCAAGGAGAAAACCAAGTTTCTAGAGCAAAAGAGCATATTTTACATTTAAAAGATAATTTTAAAAATGTAAGTTCAACAGTGGTAAATTTAACAACTTCTTTTGAAGAATTTAAATCTGTAGTACCAACTATTGAAGATACAGCTACTGTAAATATGTCTTTAGCAAACACACGTGCGCGCCTACGAATGACAACCTTGTACTATTTTGCAGGTTTATACGGATATTTAGTGGCTGGAACAGGTAATAAAGTTGAAGATTTTGGCGTTGGTTTTTTTACAAAATACGGAGATGGCGGTGTAGATTTAAGTCCAATTGCAGATTTAATGAAATCTGAAGTTTATAAAATTGCTAAATTTTTAGAAGTTCCTGCAAGTATACAAAAAGCAGCTCCAACTGATGGTTTATTTGGAGATAGCAGAACAGACGAAGATCAAATTGGCGCAAGTTACAACGAGTTAGAATGGGCAATGAACCAAGCAGAACTTGGTAAAACCGTTAATGATTTTGAAGGTAGAGAAAAAGAAGTTTTCACCATCTACAAAAGTAGAAACACTGCAAATAAGCACAAAATGGTAGCAATACCGGTTTGCGAAATTCCAAAAGAATTAAAATAA
- a CDS encoding LytR/AlgR family response regulator transcription factor, translating into MRALIIDDEKRARHLLANLISNHCTNIVDIQEAVDLASGVTLINTTKPDIVFLDIEMPNQTGLEILEYFPNNIDFKIIFVTAYNQYAIEAFKMSAIDYLLKPLDVEELKYAIAKAQEAIKAQNFNDQLNKLRESLKQLSVDKIALEIPKGILFTSHTDILYFEADGMYTNVHLITGKQKTICKPLKHFVQQLANNSMFFKCHRSYLINLKYVEELVKDDGDYLLMNNQKRIPISKSKRDHFLEVIKEVFL; encoded by the coding sequence ATGAGAGCCTTAATAATTGATGATGAAAAACGTGCCAGACATTTATTGGCTAATTTAATATCTAATCATTGTACTAATATAGTAGATATACAAGAAGCAGTAGATTTAGCTTCAGGAGTTACTTTAATTAATACTACTAAACCAGATATTGTATTTTTAGATATTGAAATGCCCAATCAAACAGGCTTAGAAATATTAGAATATTTTCCAAATAACATAGATTTTAAAATCATATTTGTTACAGCATACAATCAATATGCTATTGAAGCATTTAAAATGTCGGCGATAGATTATTTGCTAAAACCTTTAGATGTAGAAGAACTCAAGTATGCTATTGCAAAAGCCCAAGAAGCAATAAAGGCACAAAATTTTAACGACCAATTAAATAAATTACGAGAATCATTAAAACAACTATCCGTAGATAAAATTGCACTTGAAATTCCAAAGGGAATCTTATTTACATCTCACACTGATATTTTATATTTTGAAGCTGATGGAATGTATACCAATGTACATTTAATAACGGGTAAACAAAAAACTATATGTAAACCGTTAAAACATTTTGTACAGCAATTGGCCAATAATTCTATGTTTTTTAAATGTCACCGTTCCTATTTAATAAATTTAAAATATGTTGAAGAATTGGTAAAAGATGATGGAGATTACTTATTAATGAATAATCAAAAGAGAATTCCAATTTCAAAATCTAAACGCGATCATTTTTTAGAAGTTATAAAGGAAGTTTTTTTATAG
- a CDS encoding universal stress protein codes for MKSILVPVDFSIQAQYAAQVAASIAKQTNSKIFLLHMLELPSGVIDPTSFGMTNNAPTALLFLKRAHEKFEEFKKLPFLEGLEVEDSVNFHKAYEGILEESQKQKVDLIVMGSQGASGLEEILIGSNTEKVVRNSEIPVLVVKNDIKDFKIENIVFASNFNIENRSAFQRILDFTLLFNAQLHLLKINTINNFETTKDSSEAIRNFIDGFDLGDDFTLNIYNDVSVESGVLNFSKLIDADVIVLNTHGRKGLAYLFNGSIGEDLTNHANLPVVTFKL; via the coding sequence ATGAAGAGTATATTAGTTCCAGTAGATTTTTCGATTCAAGCACAATATGCAGCACAAGTAGCGGCTTCAATAGCAAAACAAACCAATTCTAAAATTTTTTTATTACATATGTTAGAATTGCCTTCGGGAGTTATTGATCCTACTAGTTTTGGTATGACAAATAATGCTCCAACGGCATTGTTATTTTTAAAAAGAGCTCATGAAAAATTTGAAGAGTTTAAAAAACTTCCTTTTTTAGAAGGTCTAGAGGTTGAAGATTCTGTGAATTTTCATAAAGCTTATGAAGGAATACTCGAGGAAAGTCAAAAACAAAAAGTGGATTTAATTGTTATGGGGTCTCAAGGGGCATCTGGGCTTGAGGAAATTTTAATTGGTTCTAATACAGAAAAAGTTGTTAGAAATTCTGAAATACCTGTGCTAGTTGTTAAAAACGATATTAAAGATTTTAAAATTGAAAATATTGTTTTTGCTTCTAATTTTAATATAGAAAATAGATCTGCTTTTCAGAGAATATTAGATTTTACTTTATTGTTTAATGCTCAATTACACTTACTTAAAATTAATACAATTAATAATTTTGAAACAACCAAAGATTCTAGTGAAGCTATACGTAATTTTATTGATGGCTTTGACTTGGGAGACGATTTTACACTAAATATTTATAACGATGTTTCTGTAGAATCTGGAGTGCTTAATTTTTCTAAATTAATTGATGCTGACGTAATTGTGCTAAATACACACGGTCGAAAAGGTTTGGCATATTTATTTAATGGAAGTATTGGCGAAGATTTAACAAACCATGCCAATTTACCTGTAGTAACGTTTAAGTTATAA
- the gldB gene encoding gliding motility lipoprotein GldB, with protein sequence MNKILILLLVLLISFSCKNEINTDVDVSNIAVNVEIDRFEQQFYTTTAATLPKIKSEYPYLFPVYNTDSIWLQKIKDEDEIKLFNETQKVFGDFKGETLEIEDLFKHIKYYNKNFKAPKVITLVTDLDYESKVIYADSLLFVALDMYLGKKNPVYIDFPAYISKNFEKKQLVVDIATEISKRNFNTTRKRQFLDVIIDEGKRMFLIESYLPKQSKASLLGYTSEEYEWAVSNESQIWKYFIENKLLYSSDTDLRTRFVDKAPFSKFFIDIDKETPGSIGVWLGWQIVKSYMNNNNVTLQQLLQTNADQIFNKSKYKPKK encoded by the coding sequence ATGAACAAAATTTTAATACTGTTACTAGTTTTATTAATAAGTTTTTCTTGTAAAAATGAAATTAATACCGATGTAGATGTTTCAAATATAGCTGTAAATGTTGAGATTGATAGGTTTGAACAACAATTTTATACTACTACAGCAGCAACTTTACCTAAAATTAAAAGTGAATATCCTTACTTATTTCCAGTTTATAATACTGATAGTATTTGGCTTCAAAAGATTAAAGACGAAGATGAAATTAAACTTTTTAATGAAACTCAAAAAGTTTTTGGTGATTTTAAAGGTGAAACATTGGAGATTGAAGATTTATTTAAACATATAAAATATTATAATAAAAATTTTAAAGCACCTAAAGTTATTACTTTGGTTACAGATTTAGATTATGAAAGTAAAGTAATATATGCAGATAGCCTATTGTTTGTTGCTTTAGATATGTATTTAGGAAAAAAGAATCCGGTTTATATTGATTTTCCGGCATATATTTCTAAGAATTTTGAAAAAAAACAATTGGTTGTTGATATTGCAACTGAAATAAGTAAGAGAAATTTTAATACAACCAGAAAACGACAATTTTTAGATGTTATTATAGATGAAGGTAAAAGAATGTTTTTAATTGAAAGTTATTTGCCAAAACAGTCAAAAGCTAGTTTATTGGGTTATACTTCAGAAGAATATGAATGGGCAGTGAGTAATGAATCTCAAATTTGGAAATATTTTATTGAAAATAAACTGTTATATAGTTCAGATACTGATTTAAGAACACGTTTTGTTGATAAAGCACCGTTTTCTAAATTTTTTATAGATATTGATAAAGAAACACCTGGTAGTATTGGTGTATGGTTAGGTTGGCAAATTGTAAAATCTTATATGAATAATAATAATGTAACTTTGCAGCAATTATTGCAGACTAATGCAGATCAAATATTTAACAAATCAAAATACAAACCAAAAAAATAA
- the nusA gene encoding transcription termination factor NusA encodes MENLALIESFSEFKGDKNIDRVTLMSILEEVFRAALKRKFGSDDNFDIIINPDKGDLEIWRNRVVVADGMSEDDNEEIELSEARLIEPDFEIGEDVSEEVKLIDLGRRAILALRQNLISKIHEHDSTNTFKHFKELEGDIYSAEVHHIRHNAIILLDDDGNEIVLPKSEQIRSDYFRKGESVRGIIKTVELRGNKPVIILSRTSPQFLEKLFEQEIPEVFDGLITIEGVARIPGEKAKVAVDSYDDRIDPVGACVGMKGSRIHGIVRELGNENIDVINYTKNTQLFIARALSPAKVVSMKIHEEEGREDGKKGRVDVFLLPEEVSKAIGKNGVNIRLASQLTGFELDVQREGVEAEDDVELTEFSDEIENWIIQEFKKIGLDTARSVLEKDVAELLKRTDLEEETILEVQKILKEEFED; translated from the coding sequence ATGGAAAATTTAGCATTAATTGAATCATTTTCAGAGTTTAAAGGAGACAAAAACATAGATAGAGTTACGCTAATGTCAATACTTGAAGAAGTATTTAGAGCTGCTTTAAAAAGAAAATTTGGATCTGATGACAACTTTGATATTATTATTAACCCAGATAAAGGTGATTTAGAAATATGGAGAAATAGAGTGGTTGTAGCTGATGGAATGTCTGAAGATGATAATGAAGAAATAGAACTTTCAGAAGCAAGACTAATTGAACCTGATTTTGAAATTGGAGAAGACGTTTCTGAAGAAGTAAAATTAATTGACTTAGGAAGAAGAGCAATTTTAGCATTACGTCAAAACCTAATTTCAAAAATACACGAACACGATAGCACAAATACGTTCAAACATTTTAAAGAATTAGAAGGAGATATTTACAGTGCCGAAGTACATCATATTCGCCACAATGCAATTATATTACTAGATGATGATGGAAACGAAATTGTTTTACCAAAAAGTGAACAAATTCGTTCAGATTATTTTAGAAAAGGAGAATCGGTTCGCGGTATCATTAAAACAGTAGAATTACGTGGTAACAAACCTGTAATAATATTATCTAGAACTTCACCTCAATTTTTAGAAAAATTATTTGAACAAGAAATTCCTGAAGTATTTGATGGTCTAATTACCATAGAAGGTGTTGCAAGAATTCCAGGTGAAAAAGCTAAAGTAGCAGTAGATTCTTACGACGACAGAATAGATCCTGTTGGAGCCTGTGTAGGTATGAAAGGTTCTCGTATTCACGGAATTGTTCGTGAATTAGGAAACGAAAATATAGATGTTATCAACTATACAAAAAACACCCAATTATTTATTGCTAGAGCTTTAAGCCCTGCAAAAGTAGTTTCTATGAAAATTCATGAAGAAGAAGGTAGAGAAGACGGTAAAAAAGGTAGAGTTGATGTATTTTTATTGCCAGAAGAAGTTTCTAAGGCAATTGGTAAAAACGGAGTAAACATTCGTCTAGCATCACAACTAACTGGTTTTGAGCTAGATGTACAACGCGAAGGTGTAGAAGCTGAAGACGATGTAGAATTAACAGAATTCTCCGATGAGATTGAAAACTGGATAATTCAAGAATTCAAAAAAATAGGTTTAGATACAGCACGTAGTGTACTTGAAAAAGATGTAGCTGAACTTTTAAAGAGAACTGATTTAGAAGAGGAAACTATTCTAGAGGTTCAAAAAATATTAAAAGAAGAATTTGAAGATTAA
- the infB gene encoding translation initiation factor IF-2, giving the protein MADNKTLRLNKVLRELNISLDRAVEHLTSHGYDIEARPTTKISNEEYNVLLDGFQTDRNKKAASKEVSEEKRKEKEALRIALEEKMEKQRLEEEAKKVVVKAKAEKLELKTIGKIDIEHKKEASSAPKVETSKPIVEEIKEEAPKKPEVTKEVIAETPKVEEKKQEAKPVAKKETPKEVTPETPKEIKKEVPKFNKTTPKKEVVKTEKPKIVEPVAKKEEKTATEQPSAPQTIETKYKKLSGPKITGKKIDLKQFEKPKKKKPEPTKKENTTDANKKKRRRIVKKATPAGGNRRPGGQHNRGGNQRGPLRGGPRKPIIKEEPTEAEVQKQVRETLEKLQGKSKKGKGAKYRRDKRDQHRHQTEIDQELQAAESKILKVTEFVTVSEIATMMNIPVTNIISTCMSLGMMVTMNQRLDAETLTIVADEFDYSVDFIGAEVEESIEEHLDTEEELEARAPVITVMGHVDHGKTSLLDYIREENVIAGESGGITQHIGAYGVELKSGHKIAFLDTPGHEAFTAMRARGGQVADIVIIVVAADDDVMPQTKEAISHAQAAGVPIIFAINKIDKPTSNPEKIKEQLSQMNLLVEDWGGKIQSHDISAKTGLGVDDLLEKVILEAEMLDLKANPNKNAVGTVVEALLDKGRGYVSTILVQEGTLKIGDFMLAGKHSGKIKAMFDERGNNMQSAGPSTPVSILGLDGAPQAGDRFHIFEDEKEAKQLATKRSQLQREQSVRTQRHITLDEIGRRIALGDFKELNIILKGDVDGSVEALTDSFQKLSTDEIQVNIIHKGVGAITESDVLLASASDAIIVGFNVRPSGNARTLADNEEIDVRTYSIIYDAINDLRDAMEGMLSAEIKEEVTGNVEIREVYKISKVGNIAGCMVTSGKIFRNSKIRIIRDSVVIHSGELTSLKRFKDDAKEVAKGYDCGIQIKNFNNIEIGDVIEAYQEVEVKKKLKRN; this is encoded by the coding sequence ATGGCTGACAACAAAACATTGAGACTAAACAAAGTATTACGCGAATTAAACATTTCGTTAGATAGAGCCGTTGAGCACTTAACAAGTCATGGATATGACATTGAGGCACGACCGACAACAAAAATATCTAATGAAGAGTACAATGTATTACTAGATGGTTTTCAAACTGATAGAAACAAAAAGGCCGCTTCAAAAGAGGTAAGTGAAGAAAAACGAAAAGAAAAAGAAGCGCTAAGAATTGCTCTTGAAGAAAAGATGGAAAAACAACGTCTTGAAGAAGAAGCAAAAAAAGTTGTTGTTAAGGCAAAAGCTGAAAAATTAGAATTAAAAACCATTGGTAAAATAGATATTGAACATAAAAAAGAAGCGTCAAGCGCTCCTAAAGTTGAAACATCTAAACCAATAGTTGAAGAGATTAAAGAAGAGGCTCCCAAAAAACCTGAAGTAACTAAAGAAGTTATTGCTGAAACTCCAAAAGTTGAAGAGAAAAAGCAAGAAGCAAAACCTGTTGCTAAAAAAGAAACTCCAAAAGAAGTTACTCCAGAAACACCAAAAGAGATTAAAAAGGAAGTTCCAAAATTCAATAAAACAACACCTAAAAAGGAAGTTGTTAAAACAGAAAAACCAAAGATTGTTGAACCTGTCGCAAAAAAAGAAGAAAAAACTGCTACAGAACAACCTTCTGCACCTCAAACAATTGAAACAAAATACAAAAAGTTATCAGGACCTAAAATTACAGGTAAAAAAATTGATTTAAAACAATTTGAAAAACCTAAAAAGAAAAAACCTGAACCAACTAAAAAAGAAAATACTACAGATGCTAATAAAAAGAAGCGTCGTAGAATTGTAAAAAAAGCAACTCCTGCTGGTGGTAATAGAAGACCTGGAGGACAACATAATAGAGGAGGAAACCAAAGAGGACCATTAAGAGGTGGACCAAGAAAACCTATTATAAAAGAAGAACCAACTGAAGCTGAAGTACAAAAACAAGTTAGAGAAACTTTAGAAAAACTTCAAGGTAAATCTAAAAAAGGTAAAGGTGCTAAATATAGAAGAGATAAAAGAGATCAACACCGCCATCAAACTGAAATAGATCAAGAATTACAAGCAGCAGAAAGTAAAATACTTAAAGTAACAGAATTTGTTACAGTAAGTGAAATTGCTACTATGATGAATATACCTGTTACTAATATTATCTCTACATGTATGTCGTTAGGAATGATGGTAACAATGAACCAACGATTAGATGCTGAAACATTAACAATTGTTGCTGATGAGTTTGATTATAGCGTTGACTTTATTGGTGCGGAAGTAGAAGAATCTATTGAAGAACACCTAGATACCGAAGAAGAATTAGAAGCAAGAGCTCCTGTTATTACCGTAATGGGTCACGTAGATCACGGTAAAACCTCTTTACTAGATTACATTCGTGAAGAAAATGTAATAGCTGGTGAATCTGGTGGTATTACTCAACATATTGGTGCCTATGGTGTAGAACTAAAAAGCGGACATAAAATAGCTTTCTTAGACACTCCTGGTCACGAAGCATTTACAGCTATGCGTGCACGTGGTGGACAAGTTGCAGATATTGTAATTATTGTAGTTGCAGCTGATGATGATGTAATGCCGCAAACAAAAGAGGCTATTAGCCACGCACAAGCTGCTGGTGTACCAATTATTTTTGCAATCAATAAAATTGACAAACCAACTTCTAATCCAGAAAAAATTAAAGAGCAACTTTCTCAAATGAATTTACTGGTTGAAGACTGGGGAGGTAAAATACAATCACACGATATTTCAGCAAAAACTGGTTTAGGTGTAGACGATTTACTTGAAAAAGTAATTCTAGAAGCAGAAATGTTAGACTTAAAAGCAAATCCAAACAAAAATGCTGTTGGTACTGTAGTTGAAGCCTTATTAGACAAAGGTCGTGGATATGTTTCAACAATATTAGTGCAAGAAGGTACTTTAAAAATTGGAGACTTTATGCTAGCAGGTAAACATAGTGGTAAAATAAAAGCTATGTTTGATGAACGTGGAAATAACATGCAAAGTGCAGGACCTTCTACCCCAGTATCTATACTAGGTTTAGATGGTGCACCACAAGCAGGTGATAGATTCCATATATTTGAAGACGAAAAAGAAGCAAAACAACTTGCAACTAAACGTTCTCAATTACAACGTGAGCAATCTGTTAGAACACAACGCCATATTACATTAGATGAAATTGGACGAAGAATTGCATTAGGAGACTTTAAAGAATTAAATATTATCTTAAAAGGTGATGTTGATGGTTCTGTTGAAGCCTTAACAGATTCTTTCCAAAAATTATCAACTGATGAAATTCAAGTAAATATCATTCATAAAGGTGTAGGAGCAATTACAGAATCTGATGTGTTATTAGCTTCTGCTTCTGATGCAATTATTGTTGGATTTAACGTAAGACCATCTGGAAACGCTAGAACCTTAGCCGATAATGAAGAAATTGATGTAAGAACATACTCTATTATTTACGATGCAATTAACGATCTTCGTGATGCAATGGAAGGAATGCTTTCTGCTGAAATTAAAGAAGAAGTTACAGGTAATGTTGAAATTAGAGAAGTTTATAAAATTTCTAAAGTTGGAAACATTGCAGGTTGTATGGTAACTAGCGGAAAAATATTTAGAAATTCTAAAATAAGAATTATTAGAGATAGTGTAGTAATACATTCAGGAGAATTAACTTCTTTAAAACGATTTAAAGATGATGCTAAAGAAGTAGCTAAAGGTTACGATTGTGGTATTCAAATAAAGAATTTTAACAATATTGAAATTGGTGATGTTATTGAAGCTTACCAAGAAGTTGAAGTTAAAAAGAAACTTAAAAGAAATTAA
- the folK gene encoding 2-amino-4-hydroxy-6-hydroxymethyldihydropteridine diphosphokinase, with the protein MKILRTTYLSLGSNQGAKLKILQEAINLIAEKIGTISKISSVYKTASWGFKSDDFYNICIVLSTNLNPEDLLSTIHKIEASLGRTPNLSSEYKARTIDIDILLFDDEIIFSKDLNVPHKEMLNRKFVLIPLAEIAPNVLHPIKKQRIKLLVKDCKDTNEIEKTTLKLIRPIPISEKYNYIAIEGNIGAGKTTLVNMIAEDFNAKKVLERFADNPFLPKFYKDNERYAFPLEMSFLADRYQQLTDDLAQFDLFKNFIVSDYYIFKSLIFAQVTLQKEEYFLYRKMFDIMYKEITKPDLYIYLYQNTPRLLENIKNRGRDYEQNIASEYLDKIHNGYNTFIKTEKKLNTLIIDVSDKDFLKNPEDYAAILKTINNCDY; encoded by the coding sequence ATGAAAATATTACGAACAACATATCTTTCTTTAGGAAGCAACCAAGGTGCTAAACTTAAAATTTTACAAGAAGCTATTAATTTAATTGCTGAAAAAATTGGTACTATATCTAAAATTTCATCGGTTTATAAAACTGCTTCTTGGGGTTTTAAAAGTGATGATTTTTATAATATATGTATAGTACTTTCTACAAATTTAAATCCAGAAGATTTGTTAAGTACTATTCATAAAATTGAAGCATCTTTAGGTAGAACACCCAATTTAAGTTCTGAATATAAAGCTAGAACCATTGATATTGATATTTTATTATTTGATGATGAAATAATTTTTTCGAAAGACTTAAATGTTCCTCACAAAGAAATGTTAAATAGAAAATTTGTATTAATTCCTTTAGCTGAAATTGCCCCAAATGTACTTCACCCAATTAAAAAACAACGTATTAAACTACTTGTTAAAGATTGTAAAGATACTAACGAAATAGAAAAAACAACTTTAAAACTTATTCGTCCTATTCCTATTTCAGAAAAATACAATTACATAGCTATTGAAGGAAATATTGGTGCTGGAAAAACCACATTAGTAAATATGATTGCTGAAGATTTTAATGCTAAAAAAGTGTTAGAACGCTTTGCAGACAATCCGTTTTTACCAAAATTTTATAAGGACAACGAACGTTATGCTTTTCCTTTAGAAATGAGCTTTTTGGCCGATAGATACCAACAGCTTACAGATGATTTAGCGCAATTTGATTTGTTCAAAAATTTTATAGTCTCAGATTATTATATTTTTAAATCGTTAATTTTTGCACAGGTAACTTTACAAAAAGAAGAATATTTTTTATATAGAAAAATGTTTGATATTATGTATAAAGAAATTACCAAGCCAGATTTATACATTTATTTATATCAAAATACACCGCGTTTGTTAGAAAATATTAAAAATAGAGGTAGAGATTACGAACAAAATATTGCATCAGAATATTTAGATAAAATTCATAATGGATACAATACCTTTATTAAAACTGAAAAAAAATTAAACACTTTAATTATTGATGTTTCAGATAAAGATTTTCTTAAAAACCCTGAAGATTATGCCGCTATTTTAAAAACCATAAATAATTGCGATTACTAA
- the rimP gene encoding ribosome assembly cofactor RimP, which translates to MDKNKIINLVDQALEENPELFLIDLKFLPDNKIYVEVDGDKGIALNECIRISRAVEHNLDREEEDFSLEVTSPDIANPLKVKRQYLKNINRILQVKLKDNSTVEGKLNTVNEEDIELEWKAREPKPIGKGKVTVIKKAIIPFVDILEAKVKVIF; encoded by the coding sequence ATGGATAAAAATAAAATTATAAATTTAGTAGATCAAGCACTAGAAGAGAACCCAGAGCTATTTTTAATTGATCTAAAATTTTTACCGGACAATAAAATTTATGTTGAGGTAGATGGTGATAAAGGTATTGCTTTAAACGAATGCATACGAATTAGCCGAGCCGTAGAACATAACTTAGACAGAGAAGAAGAAGATTTTTCTTTAGAAGTAACATCTCCAGACATAGCAAACCCTCTAAAAGTAAAACGACAATACCTAAAAAATATAAATCGTATATTACAAGTTAAGTTAAAAGATAATTCTACAGTTGAAGGAAAACTTAACACCGTAAATGAAGAGGATATTGAGTTAGAATGGAAAGCACGTGAACCAAAACCAATAGGTAAAGGAAAAGTTACAGTTATAAAAAAAGCAATAATACCATTTGTGGATATTTTAGAAGCAAAGGTGAAAGTAATATTTTAA